From Brochothrix thermosphacta DSM 20171 = FSL F6-1036, a single genomic window includes:
- a CDS encoding carbon-nitrogen family hydrolase → MEITCIQMSVAFGDPKTNFKNVATKIKTAAQTGTDVIILPEMWNTGYALTELATIADEKGKETQYLLSKLAEQLKVNIIGGSVAVKEEGEFYNRTYVYDRTGKLLSQYDKVHLFGLMAEDKYLTAGRMEHLFELDGIKQSSAICYDLRFSEWQRHHALKGAHVLYVPAQWPEPRLHHWRTLLQARAIENQCFVVGINVCGNNPENIFAGHSLIVNPWGEIIAEADAEERFLSANLDLEQVAEARGRIPIFADRRPELYQLEK, encoded by the coding sequence ATGGAAATAACGTGTATACAGATGTCAGTTGCTTTTGGAGACCCAAAGACCAATTTTAAAAACGTTGCTACAAAAATAAAAACTGCGGCTCAAACTGGAACTGATGTGATAATATTACCTGAAATGTGGAACACTGGTTATGCCTTAACAGAATTAGCAACAATTGCCGATGAAAAGGGTAAAGAAACCCAATACTTATTGTCGAAACTCGCAGAACAGTTAAAAGTGAATATTATTGGTGGTTCAGTTGCAGTAAAAGAAGAGGGGGAATTTTACAATCGAACGTACGTGTATGATCGCACAGGCAAATTATTGAGCCAGTACGATAAGGTACATTTGTTTGGTTTGATGGCTGAAGATAAGTATCTAACCGCTGGTAGAATGGAACATCTTTTTGAACTGGATGGCATTAAGCAAAGCAGCGCTATTTGTTACGATTTACGCTTCAGTGAGTGGCAAAGACATCATGCGTTAAAAGGAGCGCACGTATTGTATGTGCCCGCACAATGGCCAGAGCCTCGACTGCATCATTGGCGTACCTTGTTACAAGCCCGCGCAATTGAAAACCAATGTTTTGTAGTTGGTATCAATGTTTGTGGTAACAATCCAGAAAATATTTTTGCTGGACATTCTTTAATAGTTAACCCTTGGGGAGAGATTATTGCAGAAGCAGATGCCGAAGAACGTTTCTTAAGTGCAAACTTAGATTTAGAGCAGGTAGCAGAAGCTCGGGGACGTATTCCTATTTTTGCAGATCGTCGTCCTGAATTATATCAGCTAGAAAAGTAA
- a CDS encoding pyridoxal phosphate-dependent aminotransferase — MKLSQRMKKLPPQFFATLVRNVNLAKAEGRDIINLGQGNPDQPTPPHIVAKLQESAALPKNHGYGPFTGLDTFKAAVATFYQREYNVTLDPTSEVAIIFGSKTGLVELPLCLMDPGDAMLLPDPGYPDYLSGPALFDTEIISMPLEEKNDFLPDYTRLIEADKKRAEWLYLNYPNNPTGAIATPAFFAETVALAKKHTIGVLHDFAYGAIGFDGVKPPSFLETPGAKEVGIELYTLSKTYNMAGWRVGFAVGNATAIEAINLVQDHLFVSLFPAIQEAAIEALLGDQQNVTDLVARYEKRRNALISGCQAIGWEVAAPQGSFFAWLPVPNGYTSTDFTALLLNEADVAVADGSGFGTYGEGYIRVSLLIDEKRIAEALTRIAALHLFD, encoded by the coding sequence ATGAAATTATCCCAACGTATGAAAAAACTTCCACCGCAATTTTTTGCAACGCTTGTTCGTAATGTCAACTTAGCGAAAGCTGAAGGTCGCGATATTATTAATCTCGGTCAAGGAAATCCTGACCAACCAACGCCTCCCCATATCGTAGCAAAATTACAGGAAAGTGCCGCTTTACCTAAAAATCATGGTTACGGTCCTTTTACTGGCCTGGATACATTCAAAGCTGCTGTCGCAACATTTTACCAGCGTGAATATAATGTAACACTAGATCCAACATCAGAAGTCGCAATTATATTCGGTAGTAAAACAGGTTTAGTTGAATTGCCACTTTGTTTAATGGATCCTGGCGATGCCATGCTTTTACCTGACCCTGGTTATCCTGACTACCTTAGTGGACCAGCTTTATTTGACACAGAAATCATTTCAATGCCTCTAGAAGAAAAAAATGACTTTTTACCCGATTACACAAGACTTATTGAAGCTGATAAAAAACGTGCGGAGTGGCTTTACTTAAATTATCCTAACAATCCGACTGGCGCAATCGCAACACCGGCATTTTTTGCTGAAACAGTTGCTTTAGCGAAAAAACACACGATTGGCGTACTTCATGATTTTGCCTATGGCGCGATTGGGTTTGATGGCGTAAAACCTCCTAGTTTTCTCGAAACACCTGGCGCTAAAGAGGTCGGGATAGAACTTTATACCTTATCTAAAACATATAATATGGCTGGTTGGCGTGTTGGGTTTGCAGTTGGAAATGCCACTGCAATCGAAGCAATCAACCTTGTACAAGATCATTTATTTGTCAGTCTCTTTCCTGCTATTCAAGAAGCAGCAATCGAAGCTTTATTGGGTGATCAGCAAAATGTGACGGATTTAGTCGCACGTTATGAAAAACGCCGCAATGCTTTAATAAGTGGTTGCCAAGCTATCGGTTGGGAGGTTGCGGCTCCTCAGGGTTCTTTTTTTGCTTGGTTACCGGTTCCAAACGGCTATACAAGCACTGACTTCACAGCGCTATTACTTAATGAAGCAGATGTTGCAGTAGCCGATGGTAGTGGTTTTGGTACATATGGCGAAGGTTATATTCGCGTGAGTTTATTAATTGATGAAAAACGTATCGCTGAAGCACTGACACGAATTGCAGCCTTACATTTATTCGATTAA
- a CDS encoding thiol-disulfide oxidoreductase DCC family protein yields the protein MPLLAFDGECLLCHSFIRVLLRLDRKEMFQLTSIDSDYFKERIKKQPVDVTIDSVILFSDTSVYYESTAIIETLRQLPFIGRLAPLGYLIPKGRRDKLYRLIAKHRKKKTLPLVCPLVPLEWRHRIK from the coding sequence ATGCCATTACTCGCATTTGATGGCGAGTGTCTACTCTGCCATTCGTTTATCCGTGTCTTGTTACGGCTTGATCGCAAAGAAATGTTTCAACTTACTTCTATCGATTCCGACTATTTTAAAGAACGTATAAAAAAACAGCCTGTTGATGTAACCATTGATAGCGTTATTCTGTTTAGCGATACTTCTGTCTACTATGAATCAACGGCTATTATCGAAACATTAAGACAGCTACCGTTCATCGGTCGATTGGCGCCATTAGGTTATCTTATTCCCAAAGGTAGACGTGATAAGCTTTATCGATTGATTGCGAAACATCGTAAAAAAAAGACATTACCTCTCGTTTGTCCACTGGTTCCTTTAGAGTGGCGACATCGTATTAAATAA
- a CDS encoding hydroxymethylglutaryl-CoA synthase, giving the protein MKIGIDKMSFYTPAFYVDMVELAEAREIDPNKFTIGIGQDQMGFAPLSQDAVTMGANAALNLLTPEDIAAIDLVIFASESGIDHSKAGAVYIHRLLGLPKHARAIEFKEACYAATAGLSYAQNHVAAHPDKKALVIGSDIARYGLSTPGEPTQGAGAVAMLVTANPRCLAFNNDNVYMTEDIMDFWRPLYSETAVVQGKYSTEQYVHFFEEMWATYTEKTGLSLADFEALCFHLPYTKMGKKALDTIITTVDEEKQAELLNYYQLSTKYSRQIGNIYTGSLYLGLMSLLEHQTTLTEGSRLGLFSYGSGAVAEFFSATLVEGFANQLYTAAHTEQLAQRKRLSIPEYEELFKATLPTDGSDYSIDEKLDQAPIKLVGMKEHMRLYTAK; this is encoded by the coding sequence ATGAAAATAGGTATTGATAAAATGAGTTTTTACACGCCAGCCTTTTATGTCGATATGGTCGAATTAGCGGAAGCGCGTGAAATTGATCCCAACAAGTTTACAATTGGTATTGGGCAAGATCAAATGGGCTTCGCCCCATTAAGCCAAGATGCAGTAACAATGGGAGCAAATGCAGCGCTTAACCTATTAACACCAGAAGATATCGCGGCGATTGATTTGGTCATTTTTGCCTCAGAGTCAGGCATCGATCACTCGAAAGCAGGGGCAGTGTATATTCATCGTTTGTTAGGTTTACCTAAACATGCGCGTGCAATTGAATTTAAAGAGGCATGTTATGCAGCGACAGCAGGATTAAGTTATGCGCAAAATCACGTCGCAGCGCATCCTGATAAAAAAGCATTGGTGATCGGATCAGATATTGCGCGTTATGGCTTATCAACACCAGGTGAACCAACGCAAGGCGCAGGGGCAGTAGCGATGTTAGTCACTGCTAATCCACGTTGTTTAGCATTTAATAATGACAATGTTTACATGACAGAAGATATTATGGATTTTTGGCGTCCTCTTTATTCTGAAACAGCTGTTGTTCAAGGCAAATATTCGACTGAACAGTATGTTCATTTCTTTGAGGAAATGTGGGCAACTTACACCGAAAAAACAGGATTATCTCTTGCTGATTTTGAAGCATTATGTTTCCATTTACCTTATACAAAAATGGGCAAAAAAGCATTGGATACGATCATAACTACCGTTGATGAAGAAAAACAAGCGGAACTGTTAAACTATTATCAATTAAGCACAAAATACAGTCGACAAATTGGTAATATTTATACGGGCTCACTTTATCTTGGATTAATGTCTCTCCTTGAACATCAAACGACGTTAACAGAAGGTTCACGTTTAGGCTTGTTCAGTTATGGATCAGGAGCTGTTGCAGAATTTTTCAGTGCGACACTCGTTGAAGGTTTCGCTAATCAATTATATACAGCGGCGCATACTGAACAACTGGCACAACGTAAACGCTTAAGTATTCCAGAATATGAGGAACTATTTAAAGCGACTTTACCGACAGATGGTTCTGACTACAGTATCGATGAAAAATTAGATCAAGCACCCATTAAGTTAGTGGGTATGAAAGAACATATGCGTTTGTATACTGCTAAATAA
- a CDS encoding thiolase family protein: MKDIVIVSTARSPIGKFGGMFKDVSAVELGSNVIKTALQRANISPESVDQVIFGNVLQAGLGQNPARQAAIHAGIPHSAPAMTVNEVCGSGLKAVILGRQAIQLGEATTVVVGGTENMTRAPLLLNRYDKEAFAPEKLTDSMFFDGLTDAFGHYAMGITAENAADHHHITREQQDLFAYESQQKAAKAQQEGLFDKEISPVTLADGTVVTRDESIRPQTTLEKLSTLKTVFKREGSVTAGNSSTINDGASALVLMDKETAIAQNIPYLATIKASAEIGMDPAMMGYAPFYAVNALLEKADLSIEKIDLFELNEAFAAQSLAVVTDLKIPANKININGGAIALGHPIGASGARILTTLITNLEQTNTHTGIAGLCVGGGIGLALLVTRD; encoded by the coding sequence ATGAAAGATATTGTTATTGTTAGCACTGCTCGTTCACCTATTGGAAAATTTGGCGGTATGTTTAAAGACGTTTCTGCTGTTGAACTTGGTTCAAATGTAATCAAAACGGCATTACAACGCGCAAACATTTCTCCTGAGAGTGTTGATCAAGTTATATTCGGCAACGTTTTACAAGCCGGACTTGGTCAAAATCCTGCACGACAAGCCGCAATACACGCCGGCATCCCTCATTCTGCACCTGCGATGACGGTTAATGAAGTATGTGGTTCTGGGCTCAAAGCTGTCATTCTTGGTCGACAAGCGATTCAATTAGGCGAAGCAACAACTGTTGTTGTTGGCGGTACTGAAAATATGACGCGAGCACCCTTATTGCTCAATCGTTATGACAAAGAGGCTTTTGCACCTGAAAAATTAACTGATAGTATGTTTTTTGATGGTTTAACAGATGCGTTTGGCCATTATGCGATGGGCATCACTGCTGAAAATGCAGCAGATCACCATCATATTACACGTGAGCAGCAAGATTTATTTGCTTACGAATCACAACAAAAAGCAGCAAAGGCACAGCAAGAAGGCCTTTTTGATAAAGAAATATCACCTGTTACCTTGGCAGATGGAACGGTTGTCACACGTGATGAATCCATTCGACCACAAACAACTTTAGAAAAATTGAGTACCTTGAAGACTGTCTTCAAACGTGAGGGCTCAGTGACAGCCGGTAACTCTTCAACGATTAATGACGGTGCTTCAGCACTCGTATTAATGGATAAAGAAACAGCGATTGCACAAAACATTCCTTACCTTGCAACGATTAAAGCCTCTGCTGAAATTGGCATGGATCCTGCAATGATGGGATACGCGCCCTTTTATGCAGTGAATGCCTTATTAGAAAAAGCTGACCTTTCAATTGAAAAAATTGATTTATTTGAATTAAATGAAGCTTTTGCAGCACAATCATTAGCCGTTGTTACAGATTTGAAAATTCCTGCTAATAAAATAAATATCAATGGTGGTGCAATCGCTTTAGGCCATCCAATTGGTGCTTCTGGCGCACGTATTTTGACAACATTGATTACCAATCTTGAACAAACAAATACACACACAGGTATTGCTGGTCTTTGTGTTGGTGGCGGTATCGGCCTTGCCCTTCTCGTTACACGCGATTAA
- a CDS encoding hydroxymethylglutaryl-CoA reductase, degradative: MAKFYQQSLAERHATLIAEQRLTATQIEQLKAAAIIAPEVADSMIENQIGQFPLPLGLAFNFLIDETSYVVPMVTEEPSVIAASSNAAKIVQANGGFTTTIQERAMIGQLIFTDVSDYEAAILLVQEKEAALIEIANTAQPSLVKRGGGLRRIETRIITDDDHQPAYFTVHLVVDVQEAMGANMMNTILEATATPLKEWLDSAVLMQILSNFADTSLVTATCRIEPHTLTTTRFEGEWLAKRIAEATRYAHLDPYRAATHNKGIMNGVDAVVLASGNDTRAIEAGAHAFAVRDGRYRGLSDWKVAENGDLVGQLTLPLPVGSVGGAISVLPLAQLTQQILGISTANKLARVIVSVGLAQNLAALKALVSEGIQKGHMSLQVKSLALSAGATESELPLVVAALLENKQLNLENAHTIIAQLRQN, encoded by the coding sequence ATGGCAAAATTTTATCAACAGTCACTCGCTGAACGTCACGCGACATTAATAGCAGAACAACGCCTTACAGCAACACAAATTGAGCAACTTAAAGCTGCGGCTATTATTGCCCCTGAGGTTGCAGACAGTATGATTGAAAATCAAATTGGACAATTTCCGTTACCACTAGGACTTGCTTTCAACTTTCTTATCGATGAAACATCTTATGTTGTTCCAATGGTAACTGAAGAACCTTCTGTCATTGCAGCAAGTAGTAATGCTGCAAAAATCGTGCAAGCCAATGGCGGTTTTACAACAACTATTCAAGAACGTGCCATGATTGGACAACTCATTTTCACTGATGTATCCGATTACGAAGCGGCTATCTTATTAGTTCAAGAAAAAGAAGCGGCACTCATCGAGATTGCCAATACTGCTCAGCCATCACTTGTAAAACGTGGAGGTGGCCTCCGTCGCATAGAGACACGCATCATTACGGATGATGATCATCAACCCGCTTATTTCACGGTACACCTTGTAGTTGACGTTCAAGAGGCAATGGGCGCCAATATGATGAACACTATCCTCGAAGCGACGGCTACACCGCTTAAAGAATGGTTGGACAGCGCTGTTTTAATGCAAATACTGAGTAATTTTGCAGACACCTCTTTGGTTACTGCAACTTGCCGTATTGAGCCACACACTTTAACAACCACTCGTTTTGAAGGAGAATGGTTGGCAAAACGCATTGCAGAAGCTACTCGGTATGCGCACCTCGACCCTTACCGTGCAGCAACGCATAACAAAGGCATTATGAATGGTGTTGACGCTGTCGTGCTGGCTAGCGGGAATGACACACGTGCAATTGAAGCGGGAGCTCATGCCTTTGCTGTGAGAGATGGACGTTACCGTGGCTTATCAGACTGGAAGGTTGCAGAAAATGGCGATTTAGTGGGACAACTCACTCTACCGTTACCCGTTGGTTCAGTTGGCGGTGCAATCAGTGTCTTGCCCTTGGCACAATTAACACAACAAATTTTAGGTATCTCAACAGCTAATAAACTGGCGCGTGTGATTGTATCAGTCGGGCTTGCTCAAAATTTAGCGGCTTTAAAAGCGTTGGTGTCTGAAGGGATTCAAAAAGGGCATATGTCCTTACAAGTTAAATCGTTAGCCCTTTCTGCTGGTGCTACTGAAAGTGAATTACCATTAGTTGTTGCTGCATTATTAGAAAATAAACAATTAAATTTAGAAAATGCGCATACGATTATTGCACAACTTCGCCAAAACTAA
- the gcvPB gene encoding aminomethyl-transferring glycine dehydrogenase subunit GcvPB, with protein MTTETLPLIFEQTKAGRISYSLPPLDVPTVDITSILGEENIRQTPAELPELAELDLIRHYTRLSNHNHGVDSGFYPLGSCTMKYNPKVNEVTARLDGFAHVHPLQPENTVQGAMELMYNLQESLKEITGMDEVTLQTAAGAHGEWTGLMLIRAFHLANGDTQRTKVIIPDSAHGTNPASAAVAGFEVITVKSNDKGMVDVDDLRRVVDHTTAALMLTNPNTLGLFEEDIVKIADVIHEVGGKVYYDGANLNAVMSKVRPGDMGFDVVHLNLHKTFTGPHGGGGPGSGPVGVKADLIPFLPKPVLLKKADKFVFEYNRPQSIGRVKPFYGNFGINVRAYTYIRTMGPIGLKLVTENAVLNANYIMARLKPHYDLPFEGPCQHEFVLSGRRQKLLGVRTLDIAKRLLDFGIHPPTTYFPLIVEEALMIEPTETESKETLDNFCDIMIQIAKEAEENPEIIQEAPHTTYIHRLDEAMAARKPQIVWPLD; from the coding sequence ATGACAACTGAAACGTTACCGTTAATTTTTGAACAAACAAAAGCCGGCCGCATTAGCTATAGTTTACCGCCGCTTGATGTGCCAACTGTTGATATTACAAGTATTCTTGGTGAAGAAAACATCCGCCAAACACCTGCGGAATTGCCAGAACTTGCCGAATTAGATTTAATTCGTCATTATACGCGCTTATCAAACCATAACCATGGCGTCGATTCAGGTTTTTATCCACTTGGTTCATGTACGATGAAATACAACCCAAAGGTGAATGAAGTGACTGCAAGACTAGATGGTTTTGCCCATGTTCATCCGCTTCAGCCTGAAAACACAGTTCAAGGTGCAATGGAATTAATGTATAATTTACAAGAGAGCTTGAAAGAAATTACGGGTATGGATGAAGTGACCTTACAAACAGCCGCTGGTGCACACGGTGAGTGGACAGGCTTGATGTTAATTCGTGCTTTCCATCTTGCTAATGGAGATACACAAAGGACCAAAGTGATCATCCCTGATTCTGCACATGGAACGAACCCAGCTTCTGCAGCAGTTGCCGGATTCGAAGTCATCACCGTTAAATCGAATGATAAAGGTATGGTCGATGTGGATGACCTTCGTCGTGTGGTTGATCATACGACAGCGGCATTGATGTTAACAAATCCGAATACGCTTGGTTTGTTCGAAGAAGATATTGTCAAAATTGCTGACGTTATTCACGAAGTAGGCGGTAAAGTTTATTATGATGGTGCGAACTTAAACGCTGTTATGAGTAAAGTACGTCCTGGTGACATGGGCTTTGATGTGGTTCACTTGAACTTGCATAAAACATTCACTGGACCGCATGGTGGTGGTGGACCAGGTTCTGGACCTGTAGGTGTTAAAGCCGACTTGATTCCGTTCTTACCTAAACCTGTACTGCTTAAGAAAGCAGATAAATTTGTATTTGAATACAATCGTCCACAATCTATCGGACGCGTGAAACCATTTTATGGTAACTTTGGCATTAATGTACGTGCGTATACTTACATTCGTACAATGGGACCTATCGGTTTGAAATTAGTCACTGAAAATGCTGTTTTAAACGCTAACTACATTATGGCACGTTTGAAACCACACTATGATTTACCATTTGAAGGACCGTGTCAACATGAGTTTGTGTTAAGTGGACGTCGCCAAAAATTATTAGGTGTCCGCACATTAGATATTGCGAAACGTCTACTTGATTTTGGTATTCATCCACCTACAACATACTTCCCATTAATTGTGGAAGAAGCGTTGATGATTGAACCGACCGAAACCGAATCAAAAGAAACCTTAGATAACTTCTGTGACATCATGATTCAAATTGCGAAAGAAGCAGAAGAGAACCCAGAAATTATTCAAGAAGCACCCCATACAACTTATATTCATCGTTTAGATGAAGCAATGGCAGCGCGTAAACCACAAATTGTATGGCCATTAGACTAA
- the gcvPA gene encoding aminomethyl-transferring glycine dehydrogenase subunit GcvPA, protein MNQYRYLPLTETDKKEMLDTIGVPDVEALFSPIPKSVRFEGDLKIPAAADENSLVRELSRLASKNVTTTTHTSFLGAGVYTHAIPAVVDSMISRSEFYTAYTPYQPEISQGELQAIFEFQTMVARITGMDIANSSMYDGGTSLGEAAALAAGVKKRSQIVMSELVHPEYQAVVKSYCEGRGVDVVIAPSQDGITDVEALKPLLTDDTAAVIVQYPNFLGQVEPIKVFADLAHDNNSLLITSSNPLALGLLTPPGAVGADIVVGDTQVFGISEAFGGPHCGYFAVTKKLMRKVPGRLVGQTADENGKRGFVLTLQAREQHIRRDKATSNICSNQALNALASSIAMASLGKNGLVETATLNFQKAQYARQQFAEKGFNVTYGTRQFNEFVVEFSKPVSDLQDLLIEEGFIGGYDLGRDYAGKDNQMLIAVTEVIPKTEIDRFIKVLEVAK, encoded by the coding sequence TTTGAAGGTGATTTGAAAATACCAGCCGCCGCAGATGAAAATAGTTTGGTACGTGAGTTATCACGTCTTGCTTCTAAAAATGTAACGACAACAACCCATACGTCATTTCTTGGGGCAGGTGTTTATACGCATGCAATTCCGGCCGTCGTTGATAGCATGATTTCACGTTCTGAATTTTACACAGCGTATACACCTTATCAGCCTGAAATTTCTCAAGGCGAATTACAAGCAATCTTTGAATTTCAAACGATGGTCGCACGCATTACCGGTATGGATATTGCCAATTCGTCAATGTACGATGGAGGGACTTCTCTTGGTGAGGCAGCTGCACTGGCTGCAGGCGTGAAAAAACGTTCGCAAATTGTCATGAGTGAACTTGTTCATCCTGAATACCAAGCCGTTGTAAAATCGTATTGTGAAGGACGTGGTGTGGATGTTGTTATTGCACCAAGTCAAGATGGGATTACAGATGTAGAAGCACTTAAACCGTTGTTAACGGATGATACTGCAGCTGTCATCGTTCAGTACCCTAACTTCTTAGGACAAGTAGAACCCATAAAGGTATTTGCGGACTTAGCGCATGATAACAATTCGTTACTTATCACCTCATCTAATCCATTAGCGTTAGGTCTATTAACACCACCTGGTGCAGTTGGCGCTGATATTGTTGTGGGTGATACGCAAGTGTTCGGTATTTCGGAAGCCTTTGGTGGACCGCACTGTGGTTACTTCGCTGTGACTAAAAAATTAATGCGTAAAGTACCAGGTCGTTTGGTGGGTCAAACGGCAGATGAAAATGGTAAACGTGGTTTTGTATTAACGTTACAAGCGCGTGAGCAACATATTCGTCGTGATAAAGCGACATCAAACATCTGCTCAAATCAAGCTTTAAATGCTCTAGCTTCAAGTATTGCAATGGCATCATTGGGTAAAAACGGCCTTGTTGAAACAGCAACATTGAATTTCCAAAAGGCTCAATATGCACGTCAACAGTTTGCTGAAAAAGGTTTTAATGTGACTTATGGCACACGTCAATTTAATGAATTTGTGGTTGAATTTTCAAAACCAGTATCAGATTTACAGGATTTGTTGATTGAAGAAGGCTTTATCGGTGGTTATGATTTAGGCCGTGATTATGCTGGAAAAGATAATCAAATGTTAATTGCTGTAACAGAAGTAATTCCAAAAACAGAAATTGATCGTTTTATCAAAGTTTTGGAGGTGGCTAAATAA